One window of the Branchiostoma lanceolatum isolate klBraLanc5 chromosome 3, klBraLanc5.hap2, whole genome shotgun sequence genome contains the following:
- the LOC136430177 gene encoding stabilizer of axonemal microtubules 3-like, with product MLQDRRQDLHLTSTGKGHEFRGSYYFPDSTFRTTVLDPLPPPLSKQDEVHPYDSLINNYETTTGKVHDYKYMGGVLSNPLHKKGPGHWKVHYVKDLHEKLQAREALRPALTMGNQKTEVQDNFNAKRGLSLDSAFNAGPQNPTLRDHHVDGPTKAVIASTKNEALSGQPFYARDQGVLRLNDMYITTTHKDHRPFSRHEMEGYPRKDVPTYWQCEDYPKAWGHGLKHNPLPKNASRIATETPMRDITWFPTATRIPRLPKKLSPVPHSGLKTLYSQSYIEPSDVKSKDIFSCPVDTPWVIPDPGPLEAFAVPSMYTTEYMTYASGKPITV from the exons ATGTTGCAGGACAGACGGCAAGACTTACATCTGACCAGTACCGGCAAGGGACACGAGTTCCGCGGGAGTTACTACTTCCCTGACTCCACATTTAGG ACGACAGTCCTCGACCCCCTGCCTCCCCCATTGTCCAAGCAAGATGAGGTGCACCCGTACGACAGCCTTATCAATAACTATGAAACCACCACCGGGAAAGTCCATGACTACAAGTACATGGGGGGTGTACTCTCCAACCCCCTGCACAAAAAGGGTCCTGGACATTGGAAAGTACACTATGTAAAGGACCTTCATGAAAAG CTCCAGGCCCGTGAGGCCTTGCGCCCTGCCCTCACTATGGGCAACCAGAAGACAGAAGTTCAGGACAACTTTAATGCAAAACGGGGTCTGAGTCTGGACTCTGCATTTAATGCCGGTCCACAAAACCCCACCCTGAGAGACCATCACGTGGACGGTCCCACTAAG GCTGTGATAGCGAGTACAAAGAACGAGGCTCTGTCTGGGCAGCCGTTCTATGCGCGTGACCAGGGCGTGCTGAGACTGAACGACATGTACATTACCACGACACACAAGGACCACAGGCCCTTCAGCAG GCATGAGATGGAGGGGTATCCAAGAAAGGACGTCCCAACTTATTGGCAGTGTGAGGATTACCCAAAAGCTTGGGGACATGGACTTAAACACAA CCCTCTTCCAAAAAATGCCTCTAGGATCGCCACAGAAACCCCTATGAGAGACATCACCTGGTTTCCCACGGCAACCAGGATTCCCAGACTCCCCAAGAAGCTGTCACCCGTACCACATAG TGGACTGAAGACCCTGTACAGCCAGTCttacattgaaccatcagatgTGAAGAGCAAGGATATCTTCTCCTGTCCTGTGGACACACCATGGGTCATACCAG ATCCAGGTCCACTAGAAGCGTTTGCAGTACCGAGCATGTACACGACAGAATACATGACATATGCCAGCGGCAAGCCTATCACTGTTTAG